One window of Burkholderia thailandensis E264 genomic DNA carries:
- a CDS encoding Csu type fimbrial protein, which yields MHALQRPLLSALAATILVATPSFRPATAATATATFTVSLTVQANCTISANALSFGTNGVLATAVNQQTTLSVSCSNTTSYNVGLDAGSVSGSTVSSRLLAGTTTGNTSTTVGFQLYQDSGHATVWGNTVGTDTVSGTGNGTAQTLNVYGQVPAQTTPKPDTYQSTVTATVTF from the coding sequence ATGCATGCCCTTCAACGCCCGCTATTGTCGGCTCTCGCCGCCACCATTCTCGTCGCGACGCCGTCGTTCCGTCCCGCAACCGCCGCAACCGCCACGGCCACCTTCACCGTCTCGCTGACGGTCCAGGCCAACTGTACGATTTCCGCCAATGCGCTGTCGTTCGGCACGAACGGCGTGCTCGCGACGGCCGTCAATCAGCAAACGACGCTGTCCGTCTCCTGCTCGAACACGACCTCCTACAACGTCGGGCTCGACGCGGGCAGCGTGTCCGGCTCGACCGTCTCGAGCCGCCTGCTCGCCGGCACGACGACGGGCAACACCAGCACGACGGTCGGCTTCCAGCTCTATCAGGACTCGGGCCACGCGACGGTCTGGGGCAACACGGTCGGCACCGACACGGTGAGCGGCACCGGCAACGGCACCGCGCAGACGCTCAACGTGTACGGCCAGGTGCCCGCCCAAACGACGCCGAAACCCGATACCTACCAGTCGACCGTCACCGCCACCGTCACGTTCTGA
- a CDS encoding class I SAM-dependent methyltransferase, with product MKHHDRVAAAFGTTASAYLTSAVHATGADLDTLAAEIGATPGARVLDLGCGAGHASFAAARGGATEVIAYDLAPQMLATVEAAARERGLASVRIEQGAAERLPFADASFDWIVSRMSAHHWRDVPRALAEARRVLKPGGRALFVDIAGADHPLVDTHLQTVEVLRDASHVRDYRADEWLAFFARAGFVARVRERWRLSIGFDGWVARMRTPDVRANAIRALWADAPDEVRAYFDVQPDGSFKLDALMIDAR from the coding sequence ATGAAGCATCACGATCGCGTTGCCGCCGCGTTCGGCACGACCGCATCCGCCTATTTGACGAGCGCCGTCCATGCGACGGGCGCCGATCTCGACACGCTTGCCGCCGAGATCGGCGCGACGCCCGGCGCGCGCGTGCTGGATCTCGGCTGCGGCGCGGGCCACGCGAGCTTCGCCGCCGCGCGCGGCGGCGCGACCGAGGTGATCGCGTACGACCTCGCGCCGCAGATGCTCGCGACGGTCGAGGCGGCGGCGCGAGAGCGCGGCCTCGCGAGCGTGCGAATCGAGCAGGGCGCGGCCGAGCGCTTGCCGTTCGCCGATGCGTCGTTCGACTGGATCGTGAGCCGGATGAGCGCGCACCACTGGCGCGACGTGCCGCGCGCGCTCGCCGAAGCGCGCCGCGTGCTGAAGCCGGGCGGCCGCGCGCTGTTCGTCGACATCGCGGGCGCCGATCATCCGCTCGTCGACACGCATCTGCAAACGGTGGAGGTGTTGCGCGACGCGTCGCATGTGCGCGATTACCGCGCGGACGAGTGGCTCGCGTTCTTTGCGCGGGCGGGCTTCGTCGCGCGGGTGCGCGAGCGCTGGCGCCTGTCGATCGGGTTCGACGGCTGGGTCGCGCGCATGAGGACGCCCGACGTGCGTGCGAACGCGATCCGCGCGTTGTGGGCGGACGCGCCGGACGAGGTGCGCGCGTATTTCGACGTGCAGCCGGACGGCTCGTTCAAGCTCGATGCGTTGATGATCGACGCGCGTTGA
- a CDS encoding helix-turn-helix transcriptional regulator: MSRPPAPPSSLDSTPARALGEFIRAHRERLTPQAVGLPPGPRRRTPGLRREEVAQLCGVSPTWYTWIEQGREVSASADALARIAVALRLSRAERAYLFELAAQRDPAEPEFAASDVPDTLVAAVKLIATPAYVLDRQWNALAWNDAAAALFTGWLDGERDERNLLRFTFASPAARALIVDWETRARRLVAEFRADTIRHLNDAPTRALIDSLLAESDAFAHYWASQDVGEREGGERAFDHPREGRVVYQQMTLKPAHRDDLKLVVLVREDA, translated from the coding sequence ATGAGCCGTCCGCCCGCCCCGCCGTCTTCCCTCGATTCCACGCCCGCCCGCGCGCTCGGCGAGTTCATCCGCGCGCATCGCGAGCGGCTGACGCCGCAGGCAGTCGGCCTGCCGCCCGGCCCGCGACGCCGCACGCCCGGGCTGCGCCGCGAGGAAGTCGCGCAGCTCTGCGGCGTGAGTCCGACCTGGTACACGTGGATCGAGCAGGGCCGCGAAGTGTCGGCGTCGGCCGACGCGCTCGCGCGCATCGCGGTCGCGCTGCGGCTGTCGCGCGCCGAGCGCGCGTATCTGTTCGAGCTCGCCGCGCAGCGTGATCCGGCCGAGCCCGAGTTCGCGGCGAGCGACGTGCCGGATACGCTCGTCGCCGCCGTGAAGCTGATCGCGACGCCCGCGTACGTGCTCGACCGCCAATGGAACGCGCTCGCGTGGAACGACGCGGCCGCGGCGCTCTTCACCGGCTGGCTCGACGGCGAGCGCGACGAGCGCAACCTGCTGCGCTTCACGTTCGCCTCTCCCGCGGCGCGCGCGCTGATCGTCGATTGGGAGACGCGCGCGCGGCGGCTCGTCGCCGAATTCCGCGCGGACACGATCCGCCATCTGAACGACGCGCCCACCCGCGCGCTGATCGATTCGCTGCTCGCAGAAAGCGACGCGTTCGCGCACTACTGGGCGTCGCAGGATGTCGGCGAGCGCGAAGGCGGCGAACGCGCGTTCGACCATCCGCGCGAAGGCCGCGTCGTCTACCAGCAAATGACGCTCAAGCCCGCGCACCGCGATGACCTGAAGCTCGTCGTGCTGGTTCGGGAAGACGCCTGA
- a CDS encoding fimbria/pilus outer membrane usher protein, translating into MPTVRLAHRSTDLGRHRRFVGLTIALAAATFAAAAASRGACARSTAAPTQAGDGSVDAGAHAAAARAAAASANTRATLAAAAAPPARSASPGPTTNLPAPGAGASVPASDLYLGVSLNGQPTHLIVHFAVADGRFYASQDDLNDIGIATSRLRQPANALVALDALDGLRYRYDAARQTIDLDAPDSLRIPHTFDTRALAPTLPASAGRGAVLNYDLYAQTADRAGAALWHEARYFDPAGVFSSTGVAFFQRGGQRYTRYDTSWSMSDPKSLTTTQFGDTISSSLAWTRSLRLGGLQWRSNFALRPDLVTFPVPTLAGTAVVPSTVDLYVNGVRQFSGDVPSGPFVINSVPGITGAGNATVVTRDALGRTIATSLPLYIDTRMLAPGLASYSIEAGFLRRAWGLRSFDYARRPAVSATARYGASDSLTVEAHAEATPGLYNAGAGALVRLGGAGVASASVAQSAGRLAGTQAGLGYQLVLSRCSIDAQTLRAFRDYGDLAARDGTPVPSATDRITLSLPFIRSQTLAISYIGLKYPGLQSSRIGSVSYSVNVGSQASINVSAFQDFHQRDSRGVFMSLNVALGNRTSINANVGRQNGETVFNVNAMRAPDYGGGFGWSAQAGGAGGMRYGQAQAQYLGRAGEATALAQTTAGHQNAALDVTGAVVLMDGRALLARRIDDGFALVSTDASPGVPVLHENRVIGTTDGNGHLLIPDLNAYQNNRIGIDTLKLPLDARVSGTVVNVVPQSRSGVLAHFAITREQSASIALEDASGAPLPPGLSVTHRESGASTIVGYDGLTFVTGLGAVNHLEIAGHGKRCAVAFDYTRPADGSPTTIGPLTCDLK; encoded by the coding sequence GTGCCGACAGTCCGCCTCGCGCACCGCTCGACGGACCTTGGGCGACATCGACGGTTCGTCGGGCTGACGATCGCGCTCGCCGCAGCGACGTTCGCCGCAGCGGCGGCGAGCCGGGGCGCGTGCGCGCGAAGCACGGCGGCGCCGACGCAAGCCGGCGACGGGAGCGTAGATGCGGGCGCGCATGCGGCGGCCGCGCGCGCGGCCGCCGCCTCGGCGAACACCCGGGCCACGCTCGCCGCAGCCGCCGCGCCGCCCGCGCGCTCCGCGTCGCCCGGCCCGACGACGAACCTGCCCGCCCCCGGCGCCGGCGCGAGCGTCCCGGCGAGCGACCTGTATCTCGGCGTCTCGCTGAACGGCCAGCCGACTCATTTGATCGTGCACTTCGCCGTCGCCGACGGCCGCTTCTACGCGAGCCAGGACGACCTGAACGACATCGGCATCGCGACGTCGCGGCTGCGTCAGCCGGCAAACGCGCTCGTCGCGCTCGATGCGCTCGACGGCCTGCGCTACCGCTACGACGCCGCGCGCCAGACGATCGACCTCGACGCGCCCGACTCGCTGCGCATCCCGCACACGTTCGACACGCGCGCGCTCGCGCCGACGCTGCCCGCGAGCGCGGGCCGCGGCGCGGTGCTGAACTACGACCTCTACGCCCAGACGGCCGACCGCGCGGGCGCGGCGCTCTGGCACGAGGCGCGCTACTTCGATCCGGCGGGCGTCTTCAGCAGCACGGGCGTCGCGTTCTTTCAGCGCGGCGGCCAACGCTACACGCGCTACGACACGTCATGGAGCATGTCCGATCCGAAATCGCTGACGACGACGCAGTTCGGCGACACGATCTCGTCGTCGCTCGCGTGGACGCGCTCGCTGCGCCTCGGCGGCCTGCAATGGCGCAGCAACTTCGCGCTGCGCCCGGACCTCGTGACGTTCCCTGTGCCGACGCTCGCGGGCACGGCCGTCGTGCCGTCGACGGTCGATCTGTACGTGAACGGCGTGCGCCAGTTCAGCGGCGACGTGCCGAGCGGCCCGTTCGTCATCAACAGCGTGCCGGGCATCACGGGCGCGGGCAACGCGACCGTCGTCACGCGCGACGCGCTCGGGCGCACGATCGCGACGTCGCTGCCGCTCTACATCGATACGCGGATGCTCGCGCCCGGCCTCGCGAGCTACTCGATCGAGGCGGGCTTCCTGCGGCGCGCGTGGGGGCTGCGCTCGTTCGACTACGCGCGCCGCCCGGCCGTGAGCGCGACCGCGCGCTACGGCGCGAGCGACAGCTTGACCGTCGAGGCGCACGCGGAGGCGACGCCCGGCCTCTACAACGCCGGCGCGGGCGCGCTGGTCCGGCTCGGCGGCGCCGGCGTCGCGAGCGCGTCGGTCGCGCAGAGCGCGGGGCGCCTCGCGGGCACGCAGGCGGGGCTCGGCTATCAGCTCGTGCTCTCGCGCTGCTCGATCGACGCGCAAACGCTGCGCGCGTTCCGCGATTACGGCGACCTCGCCGCGCGCGACGGCACGCCGGTGCCGAGCGCGACCGATCGCATCACGCTGTCGCTGCCGTTCATCCGCTCGCAGACGCTCGCGATCAGCTACATCGGCCTCAAGTATCCGGGCCTGCAGTCGTCGCGGATCGGCTCGGTGTCGTACTCGGTCAACGTCGGCAGCCAAGCGTCGATCAACGTCAGCGCGTTTCAGGACTTCCATCAGCGCGACTCGCGCGGCGTGTTCATGAGCCTGAACGTCGCGCTCGGCAACCGGACGTCGATCAACGCGAACGTCGGCCGGCAGAACGGCGAGACGGTCTTCAACGTGAACGCGATGCGCGCGCCCGACTACGGCGGCGGCTTCGGCTGGAGCGCGCAGGCGGGCGGCGCGGGCGGCATGCGCTACGGCCAGGCGCAGGCGCAATACCTCGGCCGCGCGGGCGAGGCGACGGCGCTCGCGCAGACGACCGCGGGGCATCAGAACGCGGCGCTCGACGTGACGGGCGCCGTCGTGCTGATGGACGGCCGCGCGCTCCTCGCACGGCGCATCGACGACGGCTTCGCGCTCGTGTCGACCGACGCTTCGCCGGGCGTGCCGGTGCTGCACGAGAATCGCGTGATCGGCACGACCGACGGCAACGGCCATCTGCTGATCCCGGATCTCAACGCGTACCAGAACAACCGGATCGGCATCGACACGCTGAAACTGCCGCTCGACGCGCGCGTATCCGGCACGGTCGTCAACGTCGTCCCGCAGTCGCGATCGGGCGTGCTCGCGCATTTTGCGATCACGCGCGAACAGTCGGCGTCGATCGCGCTCGAGGACGCGTCCGGCGCGCCGCTGCCGCCCGGGCTGTCGGTCACGCATCGCGAGAGCGGCGCGAGCACGATCGTCGGCTACGACGGGCTCACGTTCGTCACGGGCCTCGGGGCCGTCAATCATCTGGAGATAGCGGGCCACGGCAAGCGCTGCGCGGTCGCGTTCGACTACACGCGCCCGGCCGACGGCTCGCCGACGACGATCGGGCCGCTGACCTGCGACCTGAAGTAG
- a CDS encoding fimbrial biogenesis chaperone, with protein MTTSVRRWLAALAIAGAVAPASGATLQISPVTVEMAAGNPAAGVTLSNPGARPIYGQVRTFRWTQEHGDDVLAHAAELVASPPLLQIGGQSEQLVRLVRLAHDKPTREESYRVLIDELPTPDAPVVNGIAIRLRYSIPVFVAPDAALGPPKLAWSVVRGATGWFLRVTNGGERHAQLASVRLVDDAGKTYEIAPGLLGYALAGSMRQWPLRLDAAHVRKVRATINTRPVEADVSPP; from the coding sequence GTGACGACATCCGTGCGCCGCTGGCTGGCCGCGCTCGCCATCGCCGGCGCCGTCGCGCCCGCGAGCGGCGCAACGCTGCAGATTTCGCCCGTCACGGTCGAGATGGCGGCCGGCAACCCGGCGGCCGGCGTCACGCTGAGCAACCCCGGCGCGCGGCCGATCTACGGGCAAGTGCGCACATTCCGCTGGACGCAGGAACACGGCGACGACGTGCTCGCCCACGCGGCGGAACTCGTCGCGAGCCCGCCGCTGCTGCAGATCGGCGGGCAAAGCGAGCAGCTCGTGCGGCTCGTGCGGCTCGCGCACGACAAGCCGACCCGCGAAGAAAGCTATCGCGTGCTGATCGACGAGCTGCCGACGCCAGACGCGCCCGTCGTCAACGGCATCGCGATCCGGCTGCGCTACTCGATTCCCGTGTTCGTCGCACCCGATGCCGCGCTCGGCCCGCCGAAGCTCGCCTGGAGCGTCGTGCGCGGCGCGACGGGCTGGTTCCTGCGCGTGACGAACGGCGGCGAGCGGCATGCGCAGCTCGCATCGGTGCGGCTCGTCGACGACGCGGGCAAGACGTACGAGATCGCTCCCGGCCTCCTCGGCTACGCGCTCGCCGGCAGCATGCGGCAATGGCCGTTGCGCCTCGACGCGGCGCACGTCCGCAAGGTGCGCGCGACCATCAACACCCGACCTGTGGAGGCGGACGTGAGCCCGCCTTGA
- a CDS encoding Csu type fimbrial protein — MLEMRQKMTITNIRQRDSKQWLLAMLLMWLLACPWGAARAETCSVTSPAPDFGSVDPITLAAVSTTATMTVTCTWSASTSTPNVLVCLNLGSPPPRYLTNGANQMQYDLYQDSGHTLSWGSTYDGTTPISFTLVKPGSGTTANANVTIYGQIASNQPTVPTVGNASTVYSQTFGGTLTSLNYNFYSLTATPCASQASAGTFPFTVNAAVVNNCFISATDVAFGSTGLIQSALTATGTISAQCTNGDAFQIALNGGASGNVAARAMQPAGGGGAVNYQLYLDAAHSTIWGDGTAGTSTATGTGSGLSQSLTVYGQVPVQTTPAPGTYSDTITATITF; from the coding sequence ATGCTTGAGATGCGTCAAAAAATGACGATAACGAATATCAGGCAGCGCGATTCGAAACAATGGCTGTTAGCGATGCTTCTCATGTGGCTGCTGGCCTGTCCGTGGGGAGCCGCGCGCGCCGAGACGTGCTCGGTCACGTCGCCCGCGCCGGATTTCGGCTCGGTCGATCCGATCACGCTCGCCGCCGTGTCGACGACCGCGACGATGACGGTCACGTGCACGTGGTCGGCCAGCACGTCGACGCCGAACGTGCTCGTGTGCCTCAACCTCGGCAGCCCGCCGCCGCGCTATCTGACGAACGGGGCGAATCAGATGCAATATGACCTCTACCAGGATTCGGGGCACACGCTGAGCTGGGGCTCGACATATGACGGCACGACGCCGATCTCGTTCACGCTCGTGAAGCCCGGGTCCGGCACCACCGCGAACGCAAACGTCACGATCTACGGCCAGATCGCGTCGAACCAGCCGACCGTGCCGACTGTCGGCAACGCAAGCACCGTCTATTCGCAGACGTTCGGCGGCACGCTGACGTCGCTCAATTACAATTTCTATTCGCTGACGGCAACGCCATGTGCGTCGCAAGCGTCGGCAGGCACGTTTCCGTTCACAGTGAACGCGGCTGTCGTCAACAACTGCTTCATCAGCGCGACGGACGTCGCGTTCGGTTCGACGGGCTTGATCCAGAGCGCGCTGACGGCGACGGGCACGATCAGCGCGCAGTGCACGAACGGCGACGCGTTCCAGATCGCGCTGAACGGCGGCGCGAGCGGCAACGTCGCCGCGCGCGCGATGCAGCCCGCGGGTGGCGGCGGGGCGGTCAACTATCAGCTGTATTTGGACGCCGCGCATTCGACGATCTGGGGCGACGGCACGGCCGGCACGTCGACGGCGACGGGAACGGGAAGCGGGCTGTCGCAGTCGCTCACCGTGTACGGCCAGGTGCCCGTGCAGACGACGCCCGCGCCGGGCACCTACAGCGACACGATCACCGCGACAATCACGTTCTGA